A single window of Chitinophaga sp. XS-30 DNA harbors:
- a CDS encoding phage tail tip lysozyme, which yields MSTPEVTRSGSRTASSPAVHSNVQGPFFQPVNAANSFFGSPPVVQRQVATPPASAPTAGGTLSAPLTDSEWRSVETWSSCGFVGIDPLTDDPDRNALLMAAALFCERMLFSPEFDESQEDPLLCIHPEVTMADSRVQTLATHVASRGPILSWEQRTIANPVLYAMERLIDRYNFPVNGAAGLVGNLRSESGVIPSRVEGSAGDTPMRAEGFDGAVHDFTPEDIMNRSSATGTGPLLPGVGIAQWTSGSRRSGLFEHQYCGMTQGVDILFNMDAQIDYLVTELQTRYRAVYSTITNPATSVNDASDIVLRRFEVPGVVLNAGALRPITDPAIAGVLTRRRNLSQSAFNTYREAHP from the coding sequence ATGTCTACCCCGGAAGTAACCCGGAGCGGCAGCCGGACCGCATCGTCCCCTGCAGTTCATTCCAATGTCCAGGGCCCTTTTTTTCAGCCCGTCAATGCCGCAAACAGTTTTTTCGGTTCACCGCCTGTTGTGCAGCGGCAGGTCGCCACGCCGCCAGCTTCAGCACCAACGGCCGGAGGTACGCTCAGTGCACCCTTAACGGATTCGGAATGGAGGTCCGTGGAAACCTGGAGTTCCTGCGGGTTTGTGGGTATCGACCCGCTCACGGATGATCCGGACAGGAATGCGTTGCTGATGGCGGCGGCGCTGTTCTGCGAGCGGATGCTTTTTTCTCCTGAATTTGATGAATCACAGGAAGACCCGCTGTTGTGCATCCATCCGGAAGTGACCATGGCAGATTCACGTGTGCAGACGCTTGCCACGCATGTAGCATCCCGTGGGCCGATACTCAGCTGGGAGCAGCGGACCATTGCGAACCCGGTGTTGTATGCCATGGAACGGCTGATCGACCGGTATAATTTTCCGGTGAATGGCGCTGCGGGCCTTGTGGGGAATCTCCGGTCGGAATCCGGCGTGATCCCCAGCCGCGTGGAAGGCAGCGCTGGTGATACGCCCATGCGCGCGGAGGGTTTTGATGGTGCCGTGCATGATTTTACACCGGAAGATATCATGAACCGCAGCTCAGCTACCGGTACCGGCCCCCTGCTGCCGGGTGTGGGAATAGCCCAGTGGACATCCGGTTCCCGTCGGTCAGGTTTGTTCGAACATCAGTATTGCGGCATGACGCAGGGTGTGGATATACTTTTTAACATGGATGCGCAGATAGACTACCTCGTAACAGAATTGCAAACCCGTTACAGGGCTGTATATAGCACGATCACCAATCCGGCTACCAGTGTAAACGATGCAAGCGATATCGTGCTGAGGAGATTCGAAGTGCCGGGCGTTGTGCTGAATGCCGGAGCATTGCGGCCTATAACAGATCCGGCGATCGCGGGAGTGTTGACGAGACGAAGAAACCTGAGCCAGTCGGCCTTTAATACTTATCGTGAAGCACATCCCTGA
- a CDS encoding DNA polymerase Y family protein, with protein sequence MPKRFVAIWCCHLITDWFVIRKPALAGKPFVLATPDHGRMVVTAASTAAQAQGINVGAVVADARAIIPGLEVYDDKAGLSRQLLRTIGKWCIRYTPAVAIDEPDGLLLDASGCAHLWGGEQPYLEDIVARLRNYGYDVRAAMAGTIGAAWAISRFGEHGMIISNGAQSDALLPLPPAALRLEPGILERLHKLGLNKISSFIGMPRPALRRRFGGELLLRLDQALGLEEEAIQPLEPVQPYLERLPCLEPILTATGITIALERLLGQLCNRLRQEGKGLRAAIFKCFRVDGKTVQIEIGTNRASQNATHLFSLFSNKISSIEPALGIEVFVLEAPKVEEMSAPQETLWAGGCSVDSIRLSELIDQLAGRVGSQAIRRYLPAQHYWPERSVKPASSLHKQPDTIWRDDRPRPVRLLPEPEPIDVAAPIPDYPPMLFRYKGKLHRIKKADGPERVACEWWHEEKQHRDYYIVEDEDGYRYWLFRSGHYTGDKTHQWFIHGFFA encoded by the coding sequence ATGCCGAAACGGTTCGTTGCCATATGGTGCTGTCATCTGATCACGGACTGGTTTGTGATCCGCAAACCGGCACTTGCAGGGAAACCTTTTGTGCTGGCTACACCGGATCATGGGCGAATGGTCGTTACCGCCGCCAGCACTGCTGCACAGGCACAAGGGATCAATGTTGGCGCTGTTGTCGCAGATGCCAGAGCGATCATCCCGGGCCTGGAAGTGTATGACGACAAAGCGGGGCTATCCCGCCAGTTGCTCAGGACCATCGGTAAATGGTGCATACGGTACACACCGGCAGTGGCGATCGATGAACCTGACGGGCTGCTCCTGGATGCCAGTGGTTGCGCGCATCTTTGGGGTGGTGAACAACCTTATCTGGAAGATATCGTTGCACGGCTGCGCAATTACGGGTATGATGTGCGCGCAGCAATGGCAGGCACCATTGGCGCAGCCTGGGCTATCTCCCGGTTTGGTGAACATGGGATGATCATCAGCAATGGCGCTCAGTCAGACGCATTGCTGCCTTTACCCCCTGCTGCTTTACGGCTTGAACCAGGCATATTGGAAAGATTGCATAAACTCGGGCTGAATAAGATAAGCAGTTTTATCGGCATGCCCCGTCCCGCGCTGCGCAGGCGTTTTGGCGGGGAGTTGCTGCTCCGGCTGGATCAGGCTTTAGGCCTGGAAGAAGAAGCGATACAACCGCTGGAACCAGTTCAGCCTTACCTCGAAAGATTGCCCTGCCTGGAGCCGATCCTCACGGCCACCGGTATTACGATAGCCCTGGAACGTTTGCTCGGTCAGCTTTGCAACCGCCTCAGGCAGGAAGGGAAAGGACTGCGCGCTGCTATTTTCAAATGTTTCCGGGTAGATGGCAAAACAGTACAGATAGAAATCGGAACAAACCGCGCATCGCAAAACGCCACTCACCTGTTCAGTCTGTTCAGCAACAAAATATCTTCTATTGAACCCGCACTCGGTATAGAGGTCTTTGTACTGGAAGCGCCGAAGGTGGAGGAAATGTCCGCCCCCCAGGAAACATTATGGGCAGGAGGATGCAGCGTGGACAGCATACGGTTGTCGGAACTGATAGACCAGCTGGCAGGCAGAGTAGGCAGTCAGGCGATCCGCCGCTATTTACCGGCCCAGCATTATTGGCCGGAACGATCGGTCAAACCGGCTTCTTCCCTGCATAAACAGCCCGATACAATATGGCGGGATGACCGGCCACGGCCGGTACGGCTGCTGCCGGAACCTGAACCCATAGATGTGGCTGCACCCATCCCTGATTATCCGCCCATGCTGTTCCGCTATAAAGGGAAACTGCATCGCATAAAAAAAGCGGACGGCCCTGAACGCGTGGCCTGCGAATGGTGGCATGAAGAAAAGCAGCATCGGGATTATTACATCGTGGAAGATGAGGACGGTTACCGGTATTGGCTTTTCAGATCAGGGCATTATACCGGGGATAAAACCCATCAATGGTTTATTCATGGATTTTTTGCATGA
- a CDS encoding error-prone DNA polymerase has translation MEELTFLTWQGARRQFSDQVPEKTVKAIHHELSFIEQMNYAAYFLTVYDIVRFAREQHILCQGRGSAANSTVCYCLGITSVDPEKFDLLFERFISSARNEPPDIDVDFEHERREEVIQYIYNKYGRDRAAIVATVTQQRQKGAIRDVGKAMGLSVDTINRLSGAIRDFSEERFDEQSILEQGLNPHDPLLRKVLQLTGQMMGFPRQLGQHTGGFVITRGKLSDLCPVLNARMENRTCIEWNKDDIDALGFLKIDVLALGMLTCIRKAFDLVKNHYGRDLTLTNIPQDDAAVYEMVSHADTIGVFQIESRAQQAMLPRLRPTCFYDLVIEVAIVRPGPIQGDMVHPYLRRRNKLEAVEYPSKELEDILHRTLGVPLFQEQAMKIAIVAAGFTPSEADELRRSMATFKAHGQVSRFEEKLVNGMTAKGYTEDFARRIFRQLEGFGSYGFPESHAVSFALLVYVSSWIKCYYPDVFATALLNSMPMGFYQPAQIIIDARKHGVEVRPVDVNHSCWDNTLEEKAGSHCAVRLGFRQVKGIREEDVQVLVSARTATYTSIPALRDAGVPHTALEKLADADAFRSMGLDRRRALWEVSALHDRPVALFAGQSSESAAEKQISLPEMSAPEHVIQDYASTSLSLKAHPVSFTREKLRLLHIVTAQELSDMKDGAPVKVAGLVLVRQRPGTASGICFVTIEDETGCANLVVFEKLFARYRKVIVQAKLLMVEGKLQREGEVIHVIVQQCYDLTKFLRQMSAPAEEDAQATAQKDVFYGGRNFR, from the coding sequence ATGGAAGAACTGACCTTTCTTACCTGGCAGGGCGCCAGGCGGCAATTCAGCGATCAGGTCCCTGAAAAAACAGTGAAAGCCATTCATCATGAACTGTCATTCATCGAACAGATGAATTATGCCGCTTATTTTCTGACCGTCTATGATATCGTGCGCTTTGCCAGGGAACAGCACATCCTTTGCCAGGGGCGAGGGTCCGCAGCCAACTCCACCGTTTGCTATTGCCTCGGCATCACCTCCGTCGATCCTGAAAAATTCGACCTTCTGTTTGAACGGTTCATTTCATCCGCCAGGAATGAACCGCCGGATATTGATGTTGACTTTGAACATGAGCGCAGGGAAGAAGTGATCCAGTATATCTACAACAAATATGGGCGGGACCGGGCGGCCATCGTTGCAACGGTCACCCAGCAACGGCAGAAAGGCGCCATCCGGGATGTAGGAAAAGCCATGGGATTGTCTGTAGACACCATCAATCGTCTGTCCGGCGCTATCCGGGATTTTTCGGAAGAGCGGTTCGATGAACAAAGCATCCTTGAACAGGGATTGAATCCGCATGATCCGCTGCTCCGGAAAGTATTGCAGCTCACCGGCCAGATGATGGGCTTTCCCCGGCAACTCGGGCAACATACCGGAGGCTTTGTGATCACCCGGGGCAAGCTTTCCGATCTCTGTCCCGTGCTGAATGCCCGTATGGAAAACAGGACCTGCATCGAATGGAATAAAGACGATATCGATGCTTTAGGCTTCCTCAAGATCGATGTGCTCGCCCTTGGTATGCTCACCTGTATCCGCAAGGCTTTTGACCTGGTAAAAAACCATTACGGCCGGGACCTGACACTCACCAATATTCCGCAGGACGATGCTGCCGTTTACGAAATGGTCAGCCATGCTGATACTATCGGCGTTTTCCAGATAGAAAGCCGGGCACAGCAGGCCATGCTGCCAAGATTAAGACCGACATGTTTTTATGATCTCGTGATCGAAGTTGCTATAGTACGCCCCGGCCCCATACAAGGCGATATGGTGCATCCTTACCTGCGCCGCCGCAACAAGCTGGAAGCAGTGGAATATCCTTCCAAAGAACTGGAAGATATCCTGCACCGCACTTTGGGCGTACCGCTTTTCCAGGAGCAGGCCATGAAGATCGCTATCGTAGCGGCAGGGTTCACGCCTTCCGAAGCCGACGAACTTCGCCGCAGCATGGCTACTTTCAAGGCGCATGGGCAGGTAAGCCGGTTCGAGGAAAAGCTGGTGAACGGCATGACCGCCAAAGGTTATACGGAAGACTTTGCCCGGCGTATTTTCCGGCAGCTGGAAGGCTTCGGCAGCTACGGTTTCCCGGAAAGCCATGCCGTGAGCTTTGCCCTGCTGGTATATGTATCTTCCTGGATCAAATGTTATTATCCGGATGTTTTTGCCACAGCCCTGCTCAACAGCATGCCTATGGGGTTTTACCAGCCGGCACAGATCATTATCGATGCCCGGAAGCATGGCGTGGAAGTGCGGCCTGTGGATGTCAACCATTCCTGCTGGGATAATACCCTTGAAGAAAAAGCCGGCAGCCATTGTGCGGTGCGCCTTGGCTTCCGGCAGGTAAAAGGAATCCGGGAAGAAGATGTACAAGTGCTGGTATCGGCAAGAACGGCAACCTATACCAGCATCCCGGCACTGCGCGATGCCGGTGTGCCGCATACGGCGCTGGAAAAACTCGCCGATGCGGATGCTTTCCGGTCAATGGGACTCGACCGGCGCCGGGCATTATGGGAAGTGTCCGCACTGCATGACCGGCCTGTTGCGCTGTTTGCCGGACAGTCTTCCGAAAGCGCTGCGGAAAAACAGATCTCATTACCGGAAATGTCCGCCCCGGAACATGTGATACAGGATTATGCCTCAACATCATTGTCACTAAAAGCCCATCCCGTCAGCTTTACCCGGGAAAAACTCCGGCTCCTGCATATCGTAACGGCACAGGAGCTTTCTGATATGAAAGACGGTGCACCGGTGAAAGTAGCCGGACTTGTACTGGTGCGGCAACGCCCCGGCACTGCCAGCGGAATATGTTTTGTTACGATTGAGGACGAGACCGGATGCGCCAACCTCGTTGTTTTCGAGAAACTGTTTGCCCGGTACCGGAAAGTGATCGTACAGGCTAAGTTGCTGATGGTAGAAGGAAAATTACAGCGCGAAGGGGAAGTGATCCATGTGATCGTGCAGCAATGTTACGATCTGACAAAATTCCTGCGGCAGATGAGCGCTCCGGCGGAAGAAGATGCACAGGCGACGGCGCAAAAGGATGTGTTTTATGGCGGGAGGAATTTCCGGTGA
- a CDS encoding DUF1080 domain-containing protein produces the protein MYKKFLVLGLSYALMACSGPSTPDSDQHAPANTQTMTDTTKLIGRWDITIDQDGKPAPSWLEVKLSGYRTLVGYFVGASGSARPVSKVTFENGKFSFSIPPQWENGTQDLVIEGQPTAEGIEGTITTSEGKKHNWKGVKAPYLKRTSAPEWGETIDLFNGKDLSGWKAMGENQWEVRDGILTSPRSGSNLISEQKFTDFKLHVEFRYQKGSNSGVYLRGRYEVQIEDSPKEAHPSSVLFSGVYGFIAPSEIAALGPDQWQTYDITLTGRMITVVVNGKTVISNQEIPGITGGALDSNEGEPGPIYIQGDHGPIEFRKIVITPAK, from the coding sequence ATGTATAAAAAATTTCTTGTTTTGGGATTGAGCTATGCATTGATGGCATGCTCAGGCCCGTCAACACCGGATTCAGACCAGCATGCACCCGCTAACACGCAGACCATGACAGATACCACAAAACTCATAGGGCGCTGGGACATCACGATCGATCAGGACGGCAAACCCGCTCCCTCCTGGCTGGAAGTAAAACTTTCCGGCTATCGCACGCTTGTCGGATACTTCGTAGGCGCTTCCGGCAGCGCGCGCCCTGTTTCTAAAGTAACCTTCGAAAACGGCAAATTCAGCTTTTCCATTCCACCGCAATGGGAGAACGGTACGCAGGACCTGGTGATCGAAGGCCAGCCGACAGCGGAGGGCATCGAGGGCACGATCACTACCAGCGAAGGGAAGAAACATAACTGGAAAGGCGTAAAAGCACCTTATTTAAAGCGGACCTCAGCGCCGGAATGGGGCGAAACCATCGACCTGTTCAACGGAAAGGACCTCAGCGGCTGGAAAGCCATGGGCGAAAATCAATGGGAAGTACGGGACGGCATTCTCACCAGCCCGCGCTCCGGCTCCAACCTCATATCAGAACAAAAATTCACGGATTTCAAACTGCATGTGGAGTTCAGATACCAGAAAGGCAGCAACAGCGGCGTGTACCTGAGAGGCCGTTATGAAGTACAGATAGAGGACAGCCCGAAAGAGGCGCATCCCTCCAGCGTACTGTTCAGCGGTGTGTACGGATTTATTGCCCCCAGTGAGATCGCGGCATTGGGACCGGACCAGTGGCAAACTTATGATATTACACTTACCGGCCGGATGATAACCGTTGTCGTAAATGGCAAGACGGTGATCAGCAACCAGGAAATACCGGGCATTACCGGTGGCGCGCTGGACAGTAATGAAGGCGAACCAGGGCCCATCTATATCCAGGGAGACCACGGGCCGATCGAGTTCAGAAAGATCGTGATCACACCAGCTAAATAA
- a CDS encoding PHP domain-containing protein, which produces MQYTELQITTNFSFLRGGSHPEELVEQAEALGYREIAITDRNTLAGIVRAHTAAKAKGMRILPAARLDLQDGPALLAYPVDKDAYARLSGLLTIGNLRAEKGDCLLCRADVYQHAKGIKFIVVPPAALNTTFDFDHAFLQTLGEYREAFGPELYLAASRAYQGDDNKQLYRLSQLSAQLNIPMAATNNVHYHHPARRQLQDVLTCIREKCTIQTAGFRLFENAERHLKPIHEMHRLFRQYPDALRQTQEIAQACRFSLDSLQYVYPEEITSEGRTPHGRTDLSYLAGRQAAIQRSGP; this is translated from the coding sequence ATGCAATACACCGAACTGCAAATAACAACGAATTTCAGTTTTCTCCGGGGCGGCTCCCACCCGGAGGAACTGGTGGAACAGGCCGAGGCGCTGGGTTACAGGGAAATTGCGATCACAGACCGCAATACCCTTGCCGGTATCGTTCGTGCCCATACCGCCGCGAAAGCAAAAGGCATGCGCATCCTTCCCGCTGCCCGGCTCGATCTGCAGGATGGCCCCGCCCTGCTTGCCTATCCGGTGGATAAAGATGCATATGCCCGGCTTTCCGGCTTGTTGACCATCGGCAATCTCCGGGCAGAAAAAGGGGATTGCCTGCTGTGCCGTGCTGATGTGTACCAGCATGCAAAAGGGATCAAATTCATCGTTGTGCCACCGGCGGCGCTCAATACCACTTTTGATTTCGATCATGCATTTCTGCAAACGCTCGGCGAATACCGGGAAGCCTTCGGCCCGGAGCTTTACCTCGCAGCCTCCCGCGCCTACCAGGGCGATGACAACAAGCAACTCTACCGCCTCTCCCAACTCTCCGCGCAACTGAACATACCCATGGCAGCCACGAATAATGTGCATTACCACCATCCCGCACGGCGCCAGTTGCAGGATGTGCTGACCTGCATCCGGGAAAAATGTACGATCCAGACCGCTGGTTTCCGCCTTTTTGAAAACGCCGAAAGGCATCTCAAACCGATCCATGAAATGCACCGCCTGTTCCGCCAATACCCCGACGCGCTCCGGCAAACACAGGAGATCGCGCAAGCCTGCCGGTTTTCGCTGGACAGCCTGCAATATGTTTACCCGGAAGAGATCACATCCGAAGGGCGTACCCCCCATGGAAGAACTGACCTTTCTTACCTGGCAGGGCGCCAGGCGGCAATTCAGCGATCAGGTCCCTGA
- a CDS encoding ImuA family protein: MSATKKEIIQQLQKELLLLQGYKPPPAGKIGFGLGPVEAAFPNAVFPVGALHEFVSAAAEHTAATAGFVGGLLAPLMKDGGACIWIRASQMLFPPALKTFGIEPDRIVFVDPAREKDVLWAMEEALKCEGLAAVVGETRDIGFTASRRLQLAVEQSRVTGFILRDQPRNLNPVACIARWRITPLASDPGNGLPGVGFPRWRVELMKVRNGKPGIWQLEWAEGRFHTLVEHADHAAQQPLIRVRKTG; this comes from the coding sequence ATGAGCGCTACGAAGAAAGAGATCATTCAGCAGTTGCAAAAGGAGTTGCTGCTTTTGCAGGGTTACAAACCACCGCCTGCAGGCAAGATCGGTTTTGGTCTTGGTCCGGTAGAAGCAGCTTTCCCCAATGCCGTTTTCCCAGTGGGCGCATTGCATGAATTTGTAAGTGCGGCAGCTGAACATACTGCCGCTACTGCGGGCTTCGTTGGCGGGCTGCTTGCTCCGCTGATGAAGGATGGCGGAGCCTGTATATGGATCAGGGCATCGCAGATGCTTTTCCCTCCTGCGCTGAAAACTTTTGGTATTGAGCCGGACCGGATCGTTTTCGTAGATCCGGCAAGGGAAAAAGATGTGTTGTGGGCCATGGAGGAAGCGCTCAAATGCGAGGGGCTTGCCGCGGTTGTCGGAGAAACCAGGGATATTGGTTTTACAGCGTCCCGGCGCCTGCAATTGGCGGTAGAGCAAAGCAGGGTGACCGGGTTCATCCTTCGTGACCAGCCGCGTAATCTCAACCCTGTGGCCTGTATAGCCCGGTGGCGGATCACCCCGCTGGCCAGCGACCCCGGAAACGGGCTGCCGGGTGTGGGATTTCCCAGGTGGCGTGTGGAGCTGATGAAAGTGCGCAATGGCAAACCGGGCATATGGCAATTGGAATGGGCGGAAGGGCGGTTCCATACGCTTGTTGAGCATGCTGACCATGCTGCGCAGCAACCGCTGATACGTGTACGGAAAACAGGATAA
- a CDS encoding AI-2E family transporter — translation MQYTKVLKAAAILAILALIVVILVYARPFLVPVTFAALLAMLLLPVAGWLQSKGIGEALAVLLSILALVAFLALVIFLVSWQVSDIAANASKVETRVREKYQEVQQLVAQEFGISPKEQQQMIETQQSSASGKMSAMITGFLSGLGTLLTNLLLVLVYIFLFIYFRGRIKGFILRLVPQERRKKALATIHESQQVVQQYLSGLSLMIVCLWVMYSIGFSIIGVENAFFFAMMCGLLEIVPFVGNITGTILTLAMSLVQGGGLNLVIGILITYALVQFIQTYLLEPLVVGAEVNINPMATIMGLVAGEMIWGIPGMILAIPLMGIARIVCEHVPALEPYAYLIGQEKKESRWKKKAGEFAEKIKALFKRKR, via the coding sequence ATGCAATACACCAAAGTTTTGAAAGCCGCCGCTATTCTGGCCATATTGGCATTGATCGTTGTTATTCTGGTATATGCCAGACCCTTCCTGGTCCCTGTCACCTTTGCGGCTTTGCTGGCCATGCTGCTGCTGCCCGTTGCCGGGTGGCTGCAGTCAAAGGGAATTGGAGAGGCATTGGCTGTATTGCTTTCCATACTTGCACTGGTGGCTTTCCTCGCGCTGGTCATCTTTTTGGTGAGCTGGCAGGTTTCTGATATCGCAGCAAATGCATCAAAAGTTGAAACCCGGGTCCGGGAGAAATACCAGGAAGTGCAACAGCTTGTGGCACAGGAGTTTGGCATCAGCCCTAAAGAGCAGCAACAAATGATCGAAACGCAGCAATCTTCAGCCAGCGGCAAGATGAGCGCCATGATAACCGGCTTTTTAAGCGGACTGGGAACATTGCTGACCAATTTGCTGTTGGTCCTGGTCTATATTTTCCTGTTTATTTATTTCCGGGGACGGATCAAAGGGTTTATACTGCGTCTTGTGCCACAGGAGCGGCGGAAGAAAGCATTGGCCACCATTCATGAATCGCAGCAGGTGGTACAGCAATACCTGTCCGGTTTGTCCCTGATGATCGTTTGTTTATGGGTCATGTATAGTATCGGGTTTTCCATAATTGGTGTGGAGAATGCCTTCTTTTTTGCGATGATGTGCGGACTGCTGGAAATTGTTCCTTTCGTTGGCAATATTACCGGAACGATATTGACACTGGCGATGTCGCTGGTTCAGGGAGGGGGATTGAACCTTGTGATCGGTATTCTGATCACTTATGCACTTGTGCAGTTCATTCAGACTTACCTGCTGGAACCGCTGGTGGTGGGAGCGGAGGTGAATATCAACCCGATGGCCACGATCATGGGCCTGGTGGCAGGTGAAATGATTTGGGGCATTCCCGGGATGATCCTGGCTATCCCTCTGATGGGCATCGCCAGGATCGTTTGTGAGCATGTTCCGGCCCTGGAGCCGTATGCTTATCTCATCGGCCAGGAAAAAAAAGAAAGCCGCTGGAAGAAAAAAGCAGGGGAATTTGCAGAGAAGATAAAAGCCCTGTTCAAAAGGAAAAGATAG